From one Methylomonas paludis genomic stretch:
- a CDS encoding CstA-like transporter-associated (seleno)protein, with product MNKRLTILYNLWKRLNGDTAYERYLAHWQQAHAAAGDKPLSRKAYFAAETQRKWNGVKRCC from the coding sequence ATGAATAAACGGCTTACCATTCTCTACAATCTCTGGAAACGCCTGAACGGTGATACTGCTTATGAGCGATATCTGGCCCATTGGCAGCAAGCCCATGCCGCTGCCGGCGACAAACCGCTTAGTCGCAAAGCTTATTTTGCGGCTGAAACTCAACGTAAATGGAACGGTGTCAAACGTTGCTGTTAA